The Nitrospirota bacterium genome window below encodes:
- a CDS encoding 2,3-bisphosphoglycerate-independent phosphoglycerate mutase: MQNLVRGLIQKNSTKILLIVLDGIGGLPVNGKTELDTARTPHLDLLAAASACGLHLPVAMGITPGSGPGHLSLFGYDPIEWQIGRGVLEALGLGVALKKTDIAIRVNYATVENGLVKDRRAGRIPTRESKKITRLLQEKIQKIDDAEIIFAPGMEHRMAVVLRFPEPLPKGSGDIRDTDPQQTGKAPLPVTAETEAAGKVARVTDKLIAAISAIIQHEQKANSVLLRGFSQVPDIPHFSDVYGLKALCIAVYPMYRGLARLIGMDAPELKGDIREEIDFLKKHYNDYDFFFMHVKKVDSYGEDGNFQGKVSKIEEFDTFVPEFTELNPDVLLVTGDHSTPAVLKSHSWHPVPALLKSSYVLGGICREFSERECLRGEFGIFPTVNLMPLALANAGRLKKFGA; this comes from the coding sequence ATGCAGAATCTTGTCAGGGGGTTGATTCAGAAAAATTCTACCAAAATACTTCTTATTGTGCTCGATGGTATTGGCGGGCTTCCGGTGAACGGGAAGACAGAGCTTGACACGGCACGCACACCGCACCTTGATTTACTTGCAGCAGCCTCTGCCTGCGGTCTCCATCTGCCGGTTGCGATGGGGATTACTCCCGGAAGCGGTCCCGGCCATCTTTCACTGTTTGGCTATGACCCCATTGAATGGCAGATCGGGAGAGGAGTGCTCGAGGCCCTTGGCCTTGGTGTTGCGCTCAAGAAGACAGATATCGCAATACGGGTCAATTACGCAACTGTCGAGAATGGTCTCGTAAAAGACAGGCGTGCAGGCAGGATTCCGACACGGGAAAGCAAAAAAATAACCAGGTTACTGCAGGAGAAGATACAGAAAATAGATGATGCGGAGATAATCTTTGCTCCGGGTATGGAACACAGGATGGCTGTGGTGCTCAGATTCCCTGAGCCTCTGCCAAAAGGTTCTGGGGACATAAGAGATACTGATCCGCAGCAAACAGGAAAGGCTCCCCTGCCTGTGACTGCTGAAACTGAGGCAGCCGGGAAAGTTGCGAGGGTTACTGATAAGCTTATCGCTGCTATTTCGGCAATCATCCAGCATGAGCAAAAGGCGAACTCTGTCCTGCTCAGGGGGTTTTCCCAGGTGCCTGATATCCCCCATTTCAGCGATGTGTATGGACTGAAGGCATTATGCATAGCGGTATATCCGATGTACCGGGGTCTTGCGCGGCTGATCGGGATGGATGCTCCGGAACTGAAGGGAGATATACGGGAGGAAATTGATTTCCTGAAAAAACACTACAATGACTATGACTTTTTTTTCATGCATGTGAAAAAAGTCGATTCCTATGGTGAAGACGGCAACTTTCAGGGCAAAGTCTCCAAGATTGAAGAATTTGATACATTTGTCCCCGAATTTACCGAACTGAATCCAGATGTCCTGCTTGTCACCGGAGATCATTCAACTCCAGCGGTTCTCAAAAGCCACAGCTGGCATCCGGTGCCAGCGCTTCTTAAGTCTTCGTATGTGCTTGGCGGTATCTGCAGGGAATTTTCCGAGAGGGAATGTCTGAGAGGAGAATTCGGGATATTCCCTACGGTGAATCTCATGCCGCTGGCCCTTGCCAATGCAGGCAGACTCAAGAAGTTCGGGGCTTAG
- a CDS encoding Ni/Fe hydrogenase subunit alpha, with amino-acid sequence MSKRITIDPITRLEGHGKIEIFLDDRGDVDKVYFQVPELRGFEIFSVGRPAEEMPRITPKICGVCPTTHHICSTKALDDLFKVEPPPAAKKLRELMYSAFMLEDHTLHFFFLGGPDFVVGPSAPPAERNILGVIAKVGLEIAGKVIKLRKECRDIITLFGGRVIHPVCGLPGGISKPLTEDDRQRIAEVAKGGIEFARFALQIFDDVVLKNKEYVALVTGDIYRHETYYMGMVDKNNKVNFYDGDIRIVTPEGKEFAKFKPREYLSHIAERVEPWTYVKFPYLRKVGWKGFSEGIESGVYRVAPLARLNVSDGMATPLAQAEYERMYETLGGKPVHNTLAFHWARLIEALYAAERMHELAQDREITDPHVRNIPTSTPQEGIGIVEAPRGTLIHHYKTDRHGIITEANLIVATVNNAAAICMSIEKAAKGLIRGGKVSDGLLNMVEMAFRAYDPCFACATHSLTGRTPLSVNIRDSGGSIIRTITRQ; translated from the coding sequence ATGAGTAAACGTATTACCATAGATCCGATTACCCGGCTTGAGGGGCACGGAAAGATAGAGATCTTTCTTGATGACAGGGGAGATGTGGACAAGGTCTATTTCCAGGTGCCCGAGCTGAGGGGATTCGAAATATTCTCTGTCGGCAGACCAGCAGAGGAAATGCCCCGCATTACCCCGAAGATCTGCGGGGTCTGCCCTACCACTCACCACATATGCTCTACAAAGGCGCTGGATGATCTGTTCAAGGTTGAACCTCCGCCTGCGGCCAAAAAACTGAGGGAGTTGATGTATTCTGCCTTCATGCTCGAAGACCATACCCTGCACTTTTTCTTCCTTGGCGGGCCGGATTTTGTAGTTGGTCCCTCTGCGCCTCCTGCTGAGAGAAATATCCTCGGAGTTATTGCCAAAGTCGGACTCGAGATCGCCGGGAAGGTTATCAAGCTGAGGAAAGAATGCAGGGATATCATTACCCTTTTCGGGGGCAGGGTGATTCATCCTGTGTGCGGTCTTCCGGGAGGCATTTCAAAGCCCCTTACGGAGGATGACAGGCAGAGAATCGCGGAAGTGGCAAAAGGCGGAATTGAATTTGCCCGGTTTGCATTGCAGATATTTGATGACGTTGTCCTCAAGAACAAGGAGTATGTTGCCCTGGTTACCGGTGACATATACCGGCATGAAACGTATTACATGGGAATGGTTGACAAAAATAATAAAGTGAATTTTTATGACGGAGATATCCGCATTGTAACTCCTGAAGGCAAGGAATTCGCAAAATTCAAACCGCGTGAATACCTCAGTCATATCGCGGAACGGGTTGAACCGTGGACATATGTAAAGTTCCCTTATCTGAGAAAGGTGGGGTGGAAGGGGTTTTCTGAAGGAATTGAAAGCGGTGTCTACCGGGTTGCCCCTCTGGCCAGGCTGAATGTTTCTGATGGAATGGCAACACCTCTTGCCCAGGCTGAATATGAAAGAATGTACGAGACGCTTGGCGGAAAACCGGTTCACAATACCCTTGCGTTCCACTGGGCACGTCTGATAGAAGCCCTGTATGCTGCCGAACGGATGCATGAACTTGCACAGGACAGGGAAATCACTGATCCGCATGTGCGCAATATTCCCACATCGACTCCCCAGGAGGGGATCGGGATTGTGGAAGCACCCCGCGGAACCCTTATTCATCATTACAAAACTGACAGACATGGCATCATAACCGAGGCAAATCTCATCGTTGCGACCGTGAACAATGCAGCAGCCATCTGCATGTCCATTGAAAAGGCTGCAAAGGGTCTTATCAGGGGAGGAAAGGTTTCAGACGGCCTCCTGAACATGGTCGAGATGGCGTTCCGTGCTTATGACCCATGTTTTGCCTGTGCAACACACAGTCTGACGGGCAGAACACCGTTGTCAGTCAATATACGGGACAGCGGGGGATCCATTATACGAACGATTACGAGGCAATAA
- a CDS encoding CoB--CoM heterodisulfide reductase iron-sulfur subunit A family protein, protein MRSRIGVYICSCGTNISENLDIDQLVRFSSGLENVAYVKTHALLCSEDGKSHISDDIIKEKPDRVVIVACTPKEHEKTFRNVLQKAGINPYLFQMVNVREQVAWVTADKQTATEKAKAYIRAAVRRVALHEPLEKREIDCNPDVLVIGAGPAGMEAALTLAKAGRKVFLVEKNSFIGGRVARYEEVFPKLECASCMLEPKMDEMLHHENIELLTNSEVREVLGFLGNFVARIQKKAGFVDREKCLGCGACYEQCPVTVRNEFDYNLSDRKAIYVPYTGALPNVPVIDTKNCLRFGDSGSSTYREAYELGLITLEEYEMFRNQDCSKCRDACSFDAINYEDTDEIVERNIGGIVVATGFDLFDPSVLSQFGYGSIPEVYTSLEFERILAQTGPTGGKLLMANQKEPRSVAIIHCVGSRDRNNKEYCSAVCCLYALKYAHMIEKHAPEVKVYDIYADWCVPGKDNQEFLDSVAGWKNLHFIHTKLPMNIAIQQADSTIALSCVDLAGKKQEFSADMVVLCPAMIPAKDASALSDILLISRGKDGFFTEGHTKLAPVSTNIEGIFIAGCAQGPKDIQSSVAQASAAAGQLLSLLVPGRKLELDVITAEIDEKACAECRICIGLCPYKAIVLDREKKVAVVNTVLCKGCGTCVAACPSGSAKSRHFTTQQIFAEIEEVLK, encoded by the coding sequence ATGAGGAGCAGGATAGGTGTATATATCTGCAGTTGCGGAACAAATATCTCCGAAAATCTGGATATTGATCAGCTTGTCCGGTTTTCCTCAGGCCTTGAAAACGTTGCATATGTAAAAACGCACGCTCTCCTCTGTTCCGAAGACGGAAAAAGCCATATAAGCGATGATATTATCAAAGAAAAGCCCGACCGTGTAGTCATTGTCGCCTGTACCCCGAAAGAGCACGAAAAGACCTTCCGCAATGTCCTCCAGAAAGCGGGCATTAACCCGTACCTGTTTCAGATGGTGAATGTCAGGGAGCAGGTAGCATGGGTGACCGCCGACAAGCAGACTGCCACAGAAAAGGCAAAGGCATACATAAGGGCTGCGGTCAGGCGCGTTGCTTTGCATGAGCCGCTGGAGAAGAGAGAGATTGACTGCAATCCTGATGTGCTTGTCATAGGAGCAGGACCTGCGGGTATGGAAGCGGCATTAACTCTGGCAAAGGCTGGCAGAAAGGTTTTTCTTGTTGAGAAGAATTCCTTTATCGGGGGAAGGGTTGCACGGTATGAGGAGGTTTTCCCCAAGCTGGAATGCGCTTCCTGCATGCTTGAGCCGAAGATGGACGAAATGCTCCATCATGAAAATATAGAATTGCTGACAAACAGTGAAGTCCGTGAAGTCCTGGGGTTCCTTGGCAATTTTGTAGCCAGAATTCAGAAAAAAGCAGGTTTTGTCGACAGGGAGAAATGCCTTGGCTGCGGCGCCTGCTATGAGCAGTGTCCGGTCACGGTGCGGAATGAGTTTGACTACAATCTGAGTGACCGCAAGGCAATATATGTGCCGTATACCGGGGCGTTGCCGAATGTCCCTGTGATCGATACAAAAAACTGTCTCCGTTTCGGGGACAGCGGATCGTCTACTTACAGAGAAGCCTATGAACTGGGGCTGATTACGCTTGAAGAATATGAGATGTTCAGGAATCAGGACTGCAGCAAGTGCAGGGACGCCTGCTCCTTTGACGCAATAAATTATGAGGACACGGATGAGATCGTCGAAAGGAATATCGGCGGAATCGTTGTTGCAACAGGGTTTGATCTTTTTGATCCGTCGGTTCTCTCTCAGTTCGGATACGGCAGCATTCCTGAAGTGTATACAAGTCTGGAATTTGAAAGGATACTTGCCCAAACCGGGCCAACCGGCGGGAAACTGCTGATGGCGAACCAGAAGGAGCCGCGCTCAGTCGCGATAATCCATTGTGTCGGAAGCCGTGACAGAAACAATAAAGAATACTGTTCAGCTGTCTGCTGCCTGTATGCGCTCAAGTATGCCCATATGATAGAAAAGCATGCCCCGGAAGTGAAAGTATATGACATTTACGCTGACTGGTGTGTCCCGGGCAAGGACAATCAGGAGTTCCTCGATTCGGTAGCCGGATGGAAGAATCTCCATTTTATTCATACAAAGCTTCCGATGAACATCGCAATACAGCAGGCAGACAGCACCATTGCCCTGTCCTGTGTTGATTTAGCCGGGAAAAAACAGGAGTTCTCCGCAGACATGGTCGTGCTGTGTCCGGCGATGATACCCGCAAAAGATGCTTCTGCCCTCTCTGATATTCTATTGATTTCCCGTGGGAAAGACGGCTTTTTCACTGAAGGGCATACGAAGCTGGCACCTGTGTCTACCAACATAGAGGGGATATTTATTGCCGGGTGTGCACAGGGGCCGAAGGATATCCAGAGTTCCGTTGCCCAGGCATCTGCGGCAGCAGGACAGCTCCTGTCGCTGCTCGTTCCCGGCAGGAAACTCGAACTGGATGTCATCACCGCAGAGATCGACGAGAAGGCATGTGCAGAATGCAGGATTTGCATCGGACTCTGTCCGTACAAGGCGATAGTGCTTGACCGTGAGAAAAAAGTGGCTGTAGTGAATACAGTTCTGTGCAAAGGATGCGGAACCTGTGTGGCAGCGTGCCCCAGCGGTTCCGCGAAAAGCAGGCATTTCACCACGCAGCAGATATTTGCTGAGATCGAGGAGGTTTTGAAATAA
- a CDS encoding hydrogenase iron-sulfur subunit, with translation MKDFEPRIIGFLCNWCSYAGADAAGSARKIYPPNVKVIRVMCTGRIDPQFVLKAFQSGADGVLILGCHPGDCHYKEGNYNALRRFHLLRTMLAQFGIEKDRVRLDWVSASEAEKFVATVNDMVKKVKILGPLRKTAVA, from the coding sequence ATAAAGGATTTTGAGCCCAGAATAATAGGTTTTCTGTGCAACTGGTGTTCGTATGCGGGTGCTGATGCCGCGGGAAGTGCACGGAAAATCTATCCTCCCAATGTAAAAGTCATCAGGGTAATGTGTACCGGGAGGATCGATCCGCAGTTTGTGCTGAAGGCGTTTCAGTCCGGCGCAGACGGCGTCCTGATTCTCGGTTGCCACCCCGGAGACTGTCATTACAAGGAAGGGAATTACAATGCATTGCGCAGATTCCATCTCCTGAGAACAATGCTGGCCCAGTTCGGCATAGAGAAGGATCGGGTAAGGCTCGATTGGGTATCAGCAAGCGAAGCGGAGAAATTTGTTGCAACAGTCAATGATATGGTGAAAAAAGTGAAAATCCTCGGTCCTTTAAGAAAAACGGCGGTTGCCTGA
- a CDS encoding oxidoreductase — MAKPKVAFYWCASCGGCEEAVVDLAENILKVVEAVEFVLWPVAMDFKIKDVEALQDGEIAVSFINGGIRTGEQEHVAKLLRKKSGLVVAFGACAHLGGVPGLANFSNRDRIFDYVYHKSPSVDNPERIVPQEKTVVREGELTLPEFYNTVHTLDQVIDVDYYLPGCAPPPDLIMNAVEAILTGNLPEKGAVLSPDKSLCDTCKRKVTKPEKTVIREIKRVHEVMLDPEKCFLDQGIICVGPATRDGCGERCINANMPCRGCFGPTSRVDDQGAKFLSALASIIDADSEDAINKITDSIADPAGIFYFYSLPASMLKRRLDI; from the coding sequence TTGGCTAAACCAAAAGTAGCCTTCTACTGGTGTGCTTCATGCGGAGGATGTGAAGAAGCGGTTGTGGACCTTGCCGAGAATATACTCAAGGTGGTGGAGGCTGTGGAATTCGTGCTCTGGCCTGTTGCGATGGATTTCAAGATAAAGGACGTTGAGGCGCTTCAGGATGGGGAGATCGCAGTCAGTTTCATTAACGGCGGGATACGAACCGGCGAGCAGGAGCATGTGGCAAAGCTCCTGCGGAAGAAATCCGGACTGGTAGTCGCTTTTGGTGCATGTGCCCATTTGGGCGGCGTTCCTGGACTGGCGAACTTCTCGAACAGAGACAGAATATTTGACTATGTCTATCACAAATCCCCATCGGTCGACAATCCTGAGAGAATAGTGCCCCAGGAAAAAACAGTCGTGAGAGAAGGGGAATTGACTCTGCCGGAGTTCTACAATACAGTGCATACGCTGGACCAGGTGATTGATGTCGATTATTATCTGCCGGGATGTGCTCCCCCGCCTGACCTTATCATGAATGCGGTTGAAGCCATCCTGACGGGCAATCTGCCGGAAAAAGGCGCGGTGCTTTCACCTGACAAATCGCTATGCGATACGTGCAAAAGAAAAGTTACGAAACCGGAGAAAACAGTCATCAGAGAGATCAAAAGGGTACATGAAGTAATGCTCGATCCGGAGAAGTGTTTTCTGGATCAGGGAATCATCTGTGTGGGACCGGCTACCCGTGACGGATGCGGAGAACGGTGCATCAATGCGAACATGCCGTGCCGTGGCTGTTTCGGTCCGACAAGCAGGGTTGACGATCAGGGCGCAAAGTTCCTTTCCGCCCTTGCTTCAATCATTGACGCAGATTCAGAGGACGCAATTAACAAGATAACGGATTCGATTGCTGATCCCGCAGGCATTTTTTATTTTTATTCTCTTCCGGCGTCCATGCTGAAGAGAAGATTGGATATATAA
- a CDS encoding sulfurtransferase TusA family protein: protein MATVTLDCNGLRCPQPILKIAAKSAELKAGDLLEVAADCPTFEKDVRQWCDRTKKTLMWIRDEGGGKKRCQIQF from the coding sequence ATGGCTACAGTAACATTAGATTGCAACGGACTCAGGTGTCCACAGCCAATTCTGAAAATTGCGGCAAAATCGGCAGAACTGAAAGCAGGTGACCTGCTGGAAGTAGCTGCGGACTGCCCTACATTCGAGAAGGATGTCCGCCAGTGGTGTGACAGAACGAAAAAGACCTTAATGTGGATCAGGGATGAGGGGGGCGGCAAAAAGCGCTGCCAGATCCAGTTTTAA
- a CDS encoding methyl-accepting chemotaxis protein translates to MDLFKHMSIGRKLSLSFGILFLVVLLLGIFWQRGIVALKEIEEKKSNLIELKEKLREMEVVHYRWVDNLREVVRSKGKFEGALDPKKCIFGTWYYSYNVPYPELQELFRALEEPHKKLHEAGEAVIKALEQGNTAEAERLSLRVRQSFLPELMKVYEPFLQGIGTLYAENKIRTEKSVKRQTVVSRSIIVISLISVVFLAVVLTGSIANPLKKVTDTANRIAEGDIPEIAETSIYTESKSEIRQMESAFSRMAISLQQLTATADRIASGDLDATVKIRSDKDVLAAAISRMVENLKHSVDELHNNSMNLALGMSDYFTVISELAVGNLNVKASEDTGDDLLNQLGKVTNDMIAEFKKLEDCIEEVKNGNLDVELHIRSDKDTLGIGFRHMLEHLRDTSEELHSTSMNLAMGLTEYFMILQQVSAGDLTVNANEDTGDDLLNQLGKATNAMISSLKELTYKVREQANLLASSANSMASVTKQSTRALSELSTAISLISSAASSVAESSHGASSASQAANTSTMKGSELMQKLADKTRILQNATDRSVQAMRGLSSRSSEIGKIVNVITKIAFQTNLLSLNAAIEAARAGESGHGFAVVADEVRKLAENSANSAREIAKIIKEVQNETEEAVNSVQEGKKEMESGVFMIGEVSHQLSEIASEVQNIVRQIESIAGSAAETASSAEEASASSEEQTAAMEELSASAAQLSSTAQILRESMARFKV, encoded by the coding sequence ATGGATCTTTTTAAACATATGTCGATCGGCAGGAAACTCTCGTTGAGTTTCGGTATCCTGTTTCTTGTGGTCTTGCTGCTGGGAATATTCTGGCAGCGGGGGATAGTTGCGCTGAAGGAGATTGAGGAGAAAAAGAGCAATCTGATCGAACTGAAAGAAAAACTGAGGGAAATGGAGGTCGTGCATTACAGGTGGGTTGACAACCTCAGGGAGGTGGTGAGATCAAAGGGCAAGTTCGAGGGAGCCCTGGACCCAAAAAAATGCATCTTTGGTACATGGTACTATTCCTATAACGTGCCATATCCGGAACTCCAGGAGTTGTTCCGGGCTCTTGAAGAGCCTCACAAGAAATTGCATGAAGCAGGGGAAGCGGTCATAAAAGCACTGGAACAGGGAAATACCGCTGAAGCCGAGAGGCTTTCTTTGCGCGTCCGGCAGTCTTTTCTCCCCGAACTGATGAAGGTCTACGAGCCGTTCCTGCAGGGAATCGGAACGCTGTATGCGGAAAATAAAATACGGACTGAAAAATCCGTCAAGAGGCAAACGGTTGTTTCCAGGTCCATCATAGTCATTTCGCTGATATCAGTTGTGTTTCTGGCAGTGGTACTGACCGGGAGTATCGCGAACCCGCTGAAAAAGGTAACGGATACTGCCAACAGGATAGCTGAAGGCGACATCCCCGAGATTGCAGAAACCAGTATCTATACGGAGAGCAAAAGTGAAATCAGGCAGATGGAGTCCGCATTTTCACGAATGGCCATATCTTTGCAGCAGCTGACTGCGACTGCCGACAGGATCGCGTCAGGCGATCTCGACGCTACTGTGAAAATACGGTCAGACAAGGATGTGCTTGCTGCTGCGATTTCACGAATGGTCGAGAATCTCAAACACAGTGTTGATGAGCTCCACAACAACTCAATGAACCTTGCGCTGGGAATGAGCGATTACTTTACGGTCATTTCTGAACTGGCAGTTGGCAACCTCAATGTAAAGGCTTCCGAGGATACCGGCGATGATCTTTTGAACCAGCTTGGAAAAGTAACCAATGACATGATTGCTGAATTCAAAAAACTTGAGGATTGCATTGAAGAAGTAAAGAACGGCAATCTTGATGTTGAATTGCATATCCGCTCGGACAAGGATACCCTTGGCATCGGGTTCCGGCATATGCTTGAACACCTCAGAGATACCTCTGAAGAACTGCATTCCACCTCAATGAATCTCGCCATGGGATTGACCGAATATTTTATGATTCTCCAGCAGGTATCAGCCGGAGACCTTACGGTCAACGCGAATGAGGACACCGGCGATGATCTGCTGAATCAGCTTGGCAAAGCAACAAATGCGATGATCTCTTCCCTGAAAGAACTTACCTATAAGGTACGCGAACAGGCAAACCTGCTGGCGAGCTCTGCCAATTCAATGGCGTCTGTCACTAAACAGTCGACACGGGCGCTGTCCGAGCTCTCCACCGCGATATCCCTCATATCTTCGGCCGCATCATCAGTTGCTGAGAGTTCCCATGGTGCTTCCTCAGCTTCACAGGCAGCAAATACATCGACCATGAAAGGCAGCGAGCTCATGCAGAAGCTGGCTGACAAGACAAGAATTCTTCAGAATGCAACAGACAGGTCCGTGCAGGCGATGAGAGGCCTGTCATCCCGCTCGTCTGAAATCGGGAAGATCGTCAATGTAATTACCAAGATAGCGTTCCAGACCAACCTCCTGTCTCTGAACGCTGCAATCGAGGCTGCAAGAGCCGGAGAGTCAGGGCATGGTTTTGCGGTTGTGGCGGATGAAGTGAGGAAACTCGCAGAGAATTCCGCAAATTCAGCCCGGGAAATAGCAAAAATAATAAAAGAGGTGCAGAATGAGACCGAAGAGGCCGTGAACTCCGTGCAGGAAGGCAAAAAAGAAATGGAGTCAGGCGTCTTTATGATCGGCGAGGTCAGTCATCAGCTCAGCGAAATAGCCTCTGAGGTGCAGAATATCGTGAGACAGATCGAGAGCATCGCTGGATCTGCTGCAGAGACGGCAAGCTCTGCGGAGGAAGCCTCTGCTTCTTCGGAAGAGCAGACAGCCGCAATGGAAGAGCTTTCAGCATCAGCAGCTCAGCTTTCCAGCACTGCCCAGATTCTCAGGGAATCGATGGCAAGGTTCAAGGTATAG